TATACACACATTGAGAGGGAGCTAAGTGGCATACCAGTTGGCATACTTGGTGAGTGCTGAAACTATATTATTCTAAAATCCATAGAATTCTGATTTCTTAGCTGTCCATCCAAGAAACCACTGATCCACGaagaaaagtatatttattatttacttcttaAAACTACCCGCAGTTAATAATGTTGGCAAAATGTACGACTATCCCGATGAACTGTCCAACATACCGGAAGATACCATTTGGGATCTGATCAATATCAATGTAGCCGCTGTGACCATAATGTCGCGCATGCTCATACCCGAACTGAAGAAGCAGAAACGTGGTGCTATTGTTAATATATCCTCAGGCAGTGAATTGCAACCCATACCCTATATGGCGGTTTATGCCGCTACCAAGCGCTATGTGCGCTGCTTCTCGCAGGCGATCGAACGTGAATTGGCCGAACACAATATAACAGTACAGTGTGTCACACCGCTCTTTTTGGTCACAAAAATGAATCAATATTCAGATACGGTTATGAAGGGCGGATTTCTAATACCGGATGTTAAGAGTTTCACACGCTCAGCTGTGTTTACTTTGGGCAAATCGGCGGAGACAACGGGTTATTGGACACATGGCCTGCaggttagtgattttttattcACCTTTTTAGTCattgttttatatgtatgtatattgaagaCGTCTAAATTGAATTAACAATGAGTTTTGGTATCTGGGAAtcaaatttataacaacaataacaaaccatACATATGATAtagtatattatttaatatttgctttgaaTATCCTTTTTCTAATCTGAGAGTATTGTTATTCTTCAGTACTTTTTCATGAAACTAAGCCCAGAGTGGTTACGCATACGCATTGCCCATGTGATGACACGACAGTTGCGTCGCGAATACCTGAGGACCCATGCAAAAAAGGTCTGAAAgactgaaatataaaatttataaattgctataattttcgatattttcattattcataCTCGTACTCATGTACTGTATATACATCTGCATTTTGCGTTCAGCATCATTCATCATTACGTCTATACatagcataaaaaatttaacttaacaattttttgttttgtgaaattcataataaaaactttgttggaaaaaattcaaattttatgaagCTTCTGAAAAGTTAAGGTAAGTGAGGTGTGGCAAACTCTTTTAACTGGTAAGAACATTCATATTGAGAATGAGACAAACGCTTAATGAAGTCGAATTCTCTTGGCTAGTGCTGGACGAAACTAACGTGTCAATGATCAGATTCGTAAAGTCCAATTCGTTATGCATAAAGTTATCACAGCAAGACAGCAAATGTATCTGAAGTCTAACTCCACGTTCAATGAAACATTGTCGAGAGGCACATCACTCAATTTAAACGAAGAATTGTGAGTATTAGGCAACAAAACAGGGTATAAGCTAACCCGGAACGAActacaaacatttttgaaaacgtTGCCTCAAATGGAAGTGGAaccatatatttagtttttcatGAATACTGGTGGTTTATAATCGAAGACCTGTTTTGTCAAAGCCAACGAAGGAACTTTTCAGCTTTTAATCACAAACTTGCATGCTTTTTTACAATTCTATGAAAACGAGGATGCAATCTTTTAATTTGGAGAAACAAATTATGTTAACCAACGTGGAACTATATATTACGTTACACAAGAACAACCAAAAGGAATTCTGTGGCATCTTCgaaaacacaattattcgacTATAGCAACACAGAAAAAAGCTAACCATAACTCTTTTCCTACCTCGAAGATAGTGTTCCCGCAACAAATCACTGCATCTTGAGTATTTAAGgatattatttgttatattaagaattttaagaattttgtatttcataaaaaaaaacaaaaataaagaaaaagcttTTATGCAATTTAccagtttttttattaacttcgtTTGGAATGTAAGTCTGCTTTTGCTCGACCCTATATTTGCAACATAAGAATTGCAGCCACTtcgaaaaattaccaaaaaacttCCTGTATAAACAGGTTCTAGCCGATGCAGCTTTAGCTTTAGCTCGAGACAGActttaattacatatgtaccaaGAAGCAATTTGATCGTGCAACAAGCCATAACCACTATTTAGtagttgcttttttgtttttgttctgctGACGTTGTATTGCCACACGCCCAGACCACACTGCAAACCTGAAGAGTCCAAAAATTACATAATGCaaagaatttcatttttttctcacgaatttttatttatttacaaacgcgttctggtttttgcttttgtttcggACAGCGGAAAAGACAACAAACCGGTTGACAACGGAATTGGCCAAGTGACCGACCAACGCATTGCAGTAAACTGCAATATTCACTCGCTGTTTATTTAAGTTGTAAACTTGTACACCCGATTACTTAGTATATTTGTGCACAAgcatttttatattacattttgcGAGACCTCCAGCGATTATCGGTTGACTAAACCGCCACATTTACGGGTCGGTCggtaatgttttttgttttactgcCGGTTTCGCATTGACTGCGTACACTGTTACAATGCCCGTTGGCGATTGCGTA
This portion of the Zeugodacus cucurbitae isolate PBARC_wt_2022May chromosome 3, idZeuCucr1.2, whole genome shotgun sequence genome encodes:
- the LOC105217924 gene encoding inactive hydroxysteroid dehydrogenase-like protein 1, coding for MIPLNEVSIYTLLRMAFVWQLLSFAVYLVGLLAIATFFFDNFKSVVLIVKSILEPYFQPQLPQTLVEKFGKWAVITGSTDGIGREYAKELAKQGINVVFISRTKEKLIAVTEEIENEFKVKTKWIVADFSKGREVYTHIERELSGIPVGILVNNVGKMYDYPDELSNIPEDTIWDLININVAAVTIMSRMLIPELKKQKRGAIVNISSGSELQPIPYMAVYAATKRYVRCFSQAIERELAEHNITVQCVTPLFLVTKMNQYSDTVMKGGFLIPDVKSFTRSAVFTLGKSAETTGYWTHGLQYFFMKLSPEWLRIRIAHVMTRQLRREYLRTHAKKV